A single genomic interval of Tursiops truncatus isolate mTurTru1 chromosome 1, mTurTru1.mat.Y, whole genome shotgun sequence harbors:
- the SAMD11 gene encoding LOW QUALITY PROTEIN: sterile alpha motif domain-containing protein 11 (The sequence of the model RefSeq protein was modified relative to this genomic sequence to represent the inferred CDS: deleted 1 base in 1 codon), with protein MPAVKKELPGREDLALALATFHPTLAALPLPPLPGYLAPLPAAAALPPAASLPAATAGYEALLPPPLRAPRAYLSLHEAAPHLHLPRDPLALERFSATAAAAPDFQPLLDNGEPCIEVECGANRALLYVRKLCQGSKGPSIRHRGEWLTPNEFQFVSGRETAKDWKRSIRHKGKSLKTLMSKGILQVHPPICDCPGCRISSPVNRGRLADKRTVALPPARVLKKELTPSFSASSDSDRSGPACGQRLGLKQEDDPHVRIMKRRVHTHWDVNISFRETSCSQDSDLPTLISSLRRSRHLVMPEHQSRCEFQRGSVEVGLGAAGDLLGKRLGRSPHISGDCPSEKKARSKSPQEGPLLPELGPGMAPEDHYRRLVSALSEAGTFEDPQRLYHLGLPGHDLLRVRQEVAAAAARSPSGLEVHLPSSTAGQRRKQGLAQHRDVTAPAGAPSFSERELSQPPPLLSPQNAPHIALGPHLRPPFLGVPSALCQTPGYGFLPPAQAEMLARQQELLRKQNLARLEMSAELLRQKELESAHRPQLLAPEAALRPPDGAEELQRRGAMLVLRHSSAPLLALPPQGPPGPGPPTPPQEPARRAPRKGGPSPASARPSEPKETTGAGLWAQDGSEDEPPKDSDGEDPEMVAAGGQGPTGGASSEGKGLASGSMLPPPLPLGLPYTVSPYFHTGATGGLFMDGEGATAPEDVSKWTVDDVCSFVGGLSGCGEYAPVFREQGIDGETLPLLTEEHLLTTMGLKLGPALKIRAQVAKRLGRVFYMASFPVALPLQPPTLRAPERELNSGEQPLSPAPAPSPYGGAQPPASRASPKQENGTMALLPGPTDPSQPLC; from the exons ATGCCGGCGGTCAAGAAGGAGCTACCCGGCCGCGAAGACCTCGCCCTGGCTCTGGCCACCTTCCACCCGACCCTGGCCGCGCTGCCACTGCCGCCGCTGCCCGGCTACCTGGCGCCACTGCCCGCCGCGGCCGCCCTGCCCCCGGCTGCCTCGCTACCAGCCGCGACCGCGGGCTACGAGGCGCTCTTGCCCCCGCCTCTCCGCGCCCCGCGCGCCTACCTGAGCCTGCACGAGGCCGCCCCGCACCTTCACCTGCCCAGAGACCCTCTGGCCCTCGAGCGCTTCTCAGCCACTGCGGCCGCGGCACCGGATTTCCAGCCGCTGCTGGACAACGGCGAGCCGTGCATCGAGGTGGAGTGCGGCGCCAACCGCGCGCTGCTCTACGTGCGCAAACTCTGCCAGGGCAGCAAGGGTCCGTCCATCCGCCACCGCGGCGAGTGGCTCACACCCAACGAGTTCCAGTTCGTCAGCGGCCGCGAGACGGCCAAGGACTGGAAGCGCAGCATCCGCCACAAAG GGAAAAGTCTGAAGACGCTTATGTCCAAGGGGATCCTGCAGGTGCATCCTCCGATCTGCGACTGTCCAGGCTGTCGAATATCCTCCCCGGTG AACCGGGGGCGGCTGGCAGACAAGAGGACAGTTGCCTTGCCCCCTGCCCGTGTCCTGAAGAAGGAGCTGACCCCCAGCTTCTCAGCCAGTAGTGACAGTGACAGGAGTGGCCCGGCCTGTGGGCAGCGGCTGGGCTTGAAGCAGGAGGACGACCCGCATGTCCGTATCATGAAAAGAAG AGTCCACACCCACTGGGATGTGAACATCTCCTTCCGAGAGACGTCCTGCAG CCAGGACAGCGACCTCCCCACCCTCATATCCAGCCTGCGTCGCAGCCGCCACCTCGTTATGCCCGAGCATCAGAGCCGCTGTGAATTCCAGAGAGGCAGCGTGGAGGTCGGCCTGGGAGCCGCAG GTGACCTGTTGGGCAAGAGGCTGGGTCGCTCCCCCCACATCAGCGGTGACTGCCCTTCGGAGAAGAAAGCCCGAAGCAAGTCCCCTCAAG AGGGTCCATTGCTTCCGGAACTAGGGCCCGGCATGGCCCCCGAGGACCATTACCGCCGGCTGGTGTCCGCCCTGAGTGAGGCCGGCACCTTTGAGGACCCTCAGCGTCTCTACCACCTGGGCCTCCCCGGCCACG ATCTCCTGAGGGTCCGGCAGGAGGTGGCAGCGGCAGCCGCGAGGAGCCCCAGCGGCCTGGAAGTCCACCTGCCCTCATCCACAGCAGGTCAGCGTCGGAAGCAGGGCCTGGCTCAGCACCGAGACGTCACCGCCCCAGCTGGCGCCCCGTCCTTCTCAGAGAG GGAGTTGTCGCAGCCG CCCCCCTTGCTGTCGCCCCAGAATGCCCCCCACATCGCCCTGGGCCCCCACCTCAGGCCCCCCTTTTTGGGGGTGCCCTCGGCACTGTGCCAGACCCCAG GCTACGGCttcctgccccctgcccaggcGGAGATGCTCGCCCGGCAGCAGGAGCTCCTGCGGAAGCAGAACCTGGCCCG GCTGGAGATGTCAGCAGAGCTGCTGCGCCAGAAGGAGCTGGAGAGCGCGCACCGGCCGCAGCTGCTGGCACCCGAGGCCGCCCTGCGCCCACCCGACGGTGCCGAGGAGCTGCAGCGGCGCGGGGCTATGCTGGTGCTGAGACACAGCTCTGCGCCCCTGctggccctgcctccccagggaCCCCCGGGCCCcggtccccccaccccgccccaggaGCCTGCCCGCCGAGCTCCTCGGAAGgggggccccagccctgcctcagccCGGCCCAGTGAGCCCAAGGAGACCACAGGGGCTGGGCTCTGGGCACAAGACGGTTCTGAAGATGAGCCCCCCAAGGACTCAGACGGAGAGGACCCCGAGATGGTGGCTGCTGGGGGCCAGGGCCCAACTGGAGGGGCCAGCTCTGAGGGGAAGGGGCTTGCCTCAGGGTCCATGCTGCCCCCTCCACTGCCCCTGGGCTTGCCTTACACGGTCAGCCCCTACTTCCACACAG GCGCCACGGGGGGCCTCTTCATGGATGGGGAGGGGGCCACAGCGCCCGAGGATGTCAGCAAGTGGACAGTGGACGACGTCTGCAGCTTTGTGGGCGGCCTGTCCGGCTGCGGAGAATATGCACCG gtcttcAGAGAACAGGGGATTGACGGGGAGACCCTGCCCCTGCTGACAGAGGAACATCTCCTGACCACCATGGGGCTGAAGCTGGGGCCTGCTCTCAAGATCCGGGCCCAG GTGGCCAAGCGCCTGGGCCGAGTCTTCTACATGGCCAGCTTCCCCGTGGCTCTGCCGCTGCAGCCACCAACACTGCGGGCTCCCGAGAGGGAGCTCAACTCAGGGGAGCAGCCCCTGTCCCCAGCACCGGCCCCCTCGCCCTATGGGGGTGCGCAGCCCCCTGCCAGCCGAGCCTCACCCAAGCAGGAGAACGGAACCATGGCTCTGCTCCCAGGGCCCACGGACCCCTCCCAGCCTCTGTGCTGA